ACGAGTGTTCAACTTTTTTAATAAGACATCAAAGCCAGCACCCAATTAAAGGGGCTAAGACACACAAGGATAAACATCAGCATAACTAATTTAAAAATACATTCCTATTTTAGTTTCTGTTACATATTCAAAAGTTACAGCAATAGATAAGAAATACCCAAGGAGGTACCAACAACTACAAGGACACATAGTTTGTTTGTCTTCAAAAGCACCAAAATCAGCAGAACATAATATTCAGAACGAATTACAAATGCATTTATCAAGGAATGGTTTTTAACTACTAACAAGCATATCAATTACTTAAATAAAAGTTCACAAGTTACCGAGCTTCTTGGGCATGAGGCTAATTCAGTTATCATTTCAAGCTTCTGATGATGAAATAAGCTAGGTCCACTGCAAATTGTCATGGTACGTAAGGATGTCGAATTACGCATAACAATCTTTGCAAATTTCATCTCACCTTTCAGGCCagtaaaatttttaaaaacacaCTTCCAGAGCCGTGACACAAAGCATTCAGGAACAGCGAGTGAGTCTGGCCAACCCCTGTCACGACCATGTAGGTTTTCAAGGACAAAAGTTTGAAGTTGAGGGCAATGACTGAGCAAATCAAGCACCGAGCTCCATTTAAATTTGCGTCCCAAGATGAGCTCCATATGAATTAAATTGGGAAACACAAGATTGTTTACGTTTACATCGCAGTACTGCAAGAGTTAGAAAGATAAATCATTAAAAACATTGGTATATTTCTAAAAAAGCTAACTAATTGAATTCAGTCTCTTTTTCGAGATACAATTACAAACCTTGTCGAGGCGCAGAAACTCTACATTACAAAATGCTTCCAAAGGAATATCATCATAAGTGAAGGAAGAAACATGTGCCCGGGCCAACTTTGGTAAAGTTTTAACCATGCCCTCAAATGAAGAGGGATCAGAGGGATCAAAGGATATAAGCTTCACTTGCAAATCTTCAAGAATAGGACATCCATAAAGAAGCTCCATAAAATTCTGACGCTTTGGAAACCCAACACCCATCAAATGCAGGGTTTTGAGAGAGGGTAggtgtttacacggatttttggtaaacaaatatcctcttagttcgactaaaggaagtttagattcggggtccttttgagaaaacgctttgccaaagtgtagtgtgtgaacgGATGTATTCTCGACGacaataaacaactcaaacgaaactggactttattgaatatgagtcgaatacaaaacagtcaagcaaactaaaataacatgaaagcaaatttcgacaaaacaagctacacacaagaactggaaatcaacaaactgaaatgcagggaaactaaagcgttggttctgcaacatactcctccatcatcacgttttgctctcgaagtctcattgatgcggacgtttggagcttttggtgaattttcggagttttttagttgggaaccctttcttctgctgctgcttcctctatttatattgttatttctgcccatgttcttggcggttttttttggatgcacgatggcttcgtgggttttgaatgttggcgccataccccacgtttagccgatggtcttcgcgcacgtgactctattgccacgtggatggttctgagtcgtgggcaaccgttgctattcgtggcatcgtgggtgtacgcacgtgcttgtagttgctggttattcggtaactgcctcttccattaagatgatcgagatttcttcatcttctgagtgtgtcgagttatggcttttactaacttgtctttgagggacattgtgtgctgagttgccggctttgcccaaccctttctgtcgagcaaccacttttgcaccatggtgtcgagaattgtagtacttgtaattttggcttaacagttgccccccaaaaatgttggttgtcgactgctttagctcaaagacaccaagcattttttttttgcagccgttcgattccaacgattcaaatgctttgtgctctcgaccattcgatcttcaagtccaatcagcagccataacgtctgatgacttctccactagctgacagttatagcctttttagggccatgatttcgcCTATGCGaaaaagctgagaggtgacatgaattaactaataaaataatcgcttggaccccaaattttataaattgctgctcaatgcggcttgggttccgttttcccttctgtttataaataccctcttggtattccttgttcaagctttactctttcctccaacctgcaacttcttcttccagacttcatcacttcatcttcttccgtcttctctgaaata
This is a stretch of genomic DNA from Lotus japonicus ecotype B-129 chromosome 1, LjGifu_v1.2. It encodes these proteins:
- the LOC130732507 gene encoding putative F-box/FBD/LRR-repeat protein At4g26350; translated protein: MELLYGCPILEDLQVKLISFDPSDPSSFEGMVKTLPKLARAHVSSFTYDDIPLEAFCNVEFLRLDKYCDVNVNNLVFPNLIHMELILGRKFKWSSVLDLLSHCPQLQTFVLENLHGRDRGWPDSLAVPECFVSRLWKCVFKNFTGLKGEMKFAKIVMRNSTSLRTMTICSGPSLFHHQKLEMITELASCPRSSVTCELLFK